CCGCGCCTCCGCGGCGGCGGTGGCCGCAACGGTGCGCACGTGCCGGGCGGCGGCGTCGGCCGCCGCGCGCACTTCCGCGAGAAACGAATCGGAGATTTCGCCGGCGCCCGGTTGGTGGCGTTCCCGATCGCGCCGCTCAGCGCCGTTGCCCGGGCCGGCTCGCATTCGTGCCGGCGTCAGAGCTCTGCCTGAGGAAACACTATCGCCTCAGCAGCCGGGAGAGGATCATTCCCGCGGCGAACGCGATGCCGGCAGCCGCGAACGGGTTGTCCCGGGTGTACTGGCGCATATGATCCAGTGCGCGCTCGGCCGTCATGCGGGCCTCCGCGCCCTTTTCGCGCAGGCGCTCCTCGCCGGCGAGTGCGGCCTCGCGGAGCCGCTCCTCCGCCTTGGCCGCGCTGTCGGCCGCGCGGTCCACCGCCTCGTGGGCCATGCTGGCAGCCTGCCCGGTGGCCTTCGGCTCGGTGGAGCGCGTACGGGTGCGGCCCGTGTCGGCGGCATTGCCGCCGTCCGGGGGAAACCCTTCAGGTGGTGTGCTCATTTTCTCCCCTTCCCGGCCAACAAAGCCCCCATGCTGCGGGCCTCGTTGCACCGGGCCTCGTGATGCGGTGCGCGGGATCACACCGCAACGTCGAAGCGGCGCGGCGAAATGCCGCGCCGCGTCGCCGTCATTGCGTCATGTCCTGTCCGCCCTTGTCGGTCAGGGACTCGTAGTCGTCCGGCGCGTATTCGGTCTTGGTCTGCAGCTCCTCGCGGGTCAGGTCGCTTTGCAGGCGATCGCCGCCGCCGGTCGTGCTCATCTGGAGCTCGTCCAATCCGATGACGATGCTCTTCTCGCCGACGCCGAGGAACCCGCCGACGTCCACCACGGCGAACTTCTGCCCGCTGGTCGGATCGGTCACGACATCGTTCACCTCGCCGATCTCCTCACCCTGGCGGCTCACGACCGTCTTGCCGACGATCTGGTCGGTGGCCATGCTCTCCAGGGTGGCACCGGCGCCCATGCCGGGCTGCTGCGAGCCCTCTGCGCCCATCATCGAATCGTCCTGCATCGAATCGTCCTGCGCGGCGCCGGGCTCATTCGCCGTGGACGGGCTGCCGGTCGCGGGCGGGTTGCCGTAGGTGTCGTCGGCGGTGCCGGTCTGGTCGTTCGCCTTGTCACCGGGCTCGTACATGGCCAGGTTGTCGCCCGACTCGCTCTCGCTGGCCGGCGCGGCGGGCTCCTGCTGGTTGCCGGTGTCGCACCCGGCGAGCATGCCCCACGTGAGCAGCGCGCTGCCTGCCCAGATAGCCAAACGTCCTTTGCTAGTCATATCGGAACTCCCTGCTGCCTCATTTGCGGAACCGTCGGCCGCTTCCAACGCCTTCCGTTCTGTTGCCCCACGCGGCCGCCGAAAGCTTCAAGCAATTCCCGTGCCAGCAGGGGATGGCGGCCGGCACGAGCGCCGCTGCGCCCGGGCCGCGGTAATTCTTGCCGGCGTTGTAAAGTTGTCGCTTGCCGCCGGTAAACACGACAACGCGACCGCGGCGGCGTCCGCTGTCGGCAACGAGCTCGCGGCACCGGCCGTCGCTGCCGCGCGGGCACTGAATGGGCGCCGCCGCCCGCCTCAGTGCACGGAGCGCGCGGTGAACTCGTTGGCGATAGTGCGGCTCTCGTCGACGCCGCTCCCCTGGAGGGCGGGGGGACGGCGCGACCTCAGGTCGCTCTCGGAAAAATGCCTGGCGTTCTGGCGGGAACCCGGGTCTTCCCCGAACTCCTCGCGAATCTGCCTTTCGAGTGCCAGCAGGTGCTCGAGTATGGCCGTCCGTCTGGCCTTGCTCAGGCGTTTGATCATCGCTTCCTCTCCGGTGGCGGCTCGTACGCAACTGCCGTGGAAGCGAGCAATAAGCGTGCCAGTGCGGGATCGAACCGCGCTGCCGCGGGCGCGACTGCGCAGCGCCTCGCTGCTTGAAAAAAATGCCGCCGACGGTAATTCCTGCACCGGCAAACGGCCGGCGCAGGACCACACGAAAGCGTGTTACGGGTGGGCGACGTTGCGGATGACGTAGCCGCCGGATTTCTCGTCCAGCTCGAGCTCGACCAGGCCACGCGCCTGCGCTTCCTCGAGCAGCTCGCTGAACGAGCGAAAGCCATACGACGACTCGTTGAAGCCCGGACGCCGGCGCTTCAAAGCCTGCTTGACCATCGAGCCCCATAGCTTCGTGCTGTCGCCACGCTCGGCGTACAGCGCTTCGATCGTTTCGAGGACGAGGCCGATAGCCTCGGCGGCGGGATCCTCCTGCGGCTTTTTCTCGGGCTCCTTGCGGGCGGTCTTTTTCGTCCTCCGGCCGCGTCCGCCGTCGCTCGCGCGGCTGCGCTCGGCGACCAGCTCGTCGTAGAAAATGAACTCGTCGCAATTCGCGATCAGCAGGTCGGAGGTCGAGTTCTTCACGCCGACGCCGATCACGGTCTTGTCGTTTTCGCGCAGCTTGCTGACGAGCGGCGAGAAATCGGAATCGCCCGAGATGATGACGAAGGTGTCGATGTGCTCCTTCGTGTAGCAGAGATCGAGCGCGTCGACGACCATGCGGATGTCGGCCGAATTCTTGCCGGACATTTTGACATGCGGGACTTCGATGAGCTCGAACGCCGCCTCATGCATCGTCGGCTTGAATTCCTTGTAGCGGTCCCAGTCGCAATAGGCCTTCTTCGCGACGATGCTGCCCTTGAGCAGCAGCCGCTCGAGCACGGGACGGATGTCGAATTTCGCGTAGCGGGCGTCGCGGACGCCGAGTGCCACGTTCTCGAAATCGCAGAAGAGCGCGAGGCTCCGGGTGTCGTTCATTGCGGCAGGCTCCGGCGCCGGTCAGTAGCCGATCCCGAACTCGAGATAGGCGCGGGCTATCTTGTCGAGGGCGAGAACGAAGGCTGCGGTGCGGTAGTCGGGAACGTTCTTTCGGGTCAAACGGATCTCGCGGATGCTGTTCCAGGCGAGCCGCATCGTGTCGTCGAGACCGGAGCGCACGAGATCGAGCTCGCCGGCGCCGGACTCGAGCGGCGCGGCGAGGTGCTCCGGGATGCGCTGGCCGGTCGCCTGCTCCACCACCGCGACGATCTGCCGCCCGCGGGCCTCCTCGAGGCGCCGGTCGAGACGCCCGAAGCGGATGTGCGAGACGTTCTTGACCCACTCGAAATAGGAGACGGTCACGCCGCCCGCGTTGCAGAAGATGTCCGGCAGGATGGTCTTGCCGCGCCGCCGCAGGATTTCGTCGGCCTCGAACGTGGTGGGGCCGTTCGCGGCTTCGACGATCAGCGGCGCCCGGATCCGCTCCGCGTTGGCGACGGTCAGCTGGTTCTCGAGTGCGGCCGGAATCAGGATGTCGCAGTCCTGCTCCAGCACCCTGGCGCCGTCCGCGATGAACTCCGCGTCGCCGTAATTCGCAACGCCGCCGGACTTCGACAGGAACTCCCGCACGCTGTCGACGTCGAGCCCCTTGTCCGACCACAACGCGCCGTCGCGCTCGCCGATGCCGACGATCAGCGCGCCGTCTTCCTGCAGGAACTTCGCGGCGTGGTAGCCGACGTTGCCGAGCCCCTGCACGACGATGCGCTTGCCGGCGAGCGTGCCGGACAGGCCGGCGGCCTGCACGTCCTCGGGGTGGCGGAAGAATTCGGCGAGCGCATAATGCAGCCCGCGCCCCGTCGCCTCGGTACGGCCGGCGATCCCGCCCTGGGTGACCGGCTTGCCGGTGACGCAGGCAATCGCGTTCAGGTCGTGCGGATGCAGCATGCGGTAGGTGTCTGCGATCCAGGCCATCTCGCGCTCGCCGGTGCCGACGTCCGGCGCCGGCACGTTCTCCGCCGGGCTGATATAGCCCTTCTTCGCGAGCTCGTAGGCGAAGCGCTTCGTGATCTGCCGCAGGTCCGCCTCGGAGTATGCGGAGGGATCGATCTCGAGCCCGCCTTTGGAGCCGCCAAAGGGCACGTCGACGATGGCGCACTTGTACGACATGAGCGCGGCGAGCGCCTCGATCTCGTCGCGGTTGACCATCGGGGAATAGCGGAGGCCGCCCTTCGAGGGCAGCCGGTGCTCGCTGTGCACCGCCCGCCATCCGGTGAACACCCGGACCGCGCCGCCGATCTCGACCGGGAAATTCACCCGGTAGAGGGAGCTCGTGGCCTTGATCTGCTCGGTGAGCCCTTGCGGCAGGTCCATGGCGCCGAAGGCGCGGTCGACCATGTGATTGAGGCTGGCGAGAAAGCCGCTCTGTGGGCTCATCAGCACATACCGGGAAAAACGCGCATTGTCCCCACAATGCGCGCGGCTTTCAATGCGAGCCGCCGCCGGGCGACCGTTTCCCTGCGTGCTATTCCTCGCGGGCGTCCGGACTCCGCGTCTGCGGCCGCTCGATGCGGATGCGATTCTCGACGTCCTGCACGCCGCGGCAGCCGTCCGCGATGTCTTCGGCCCGATGCTTCATGTAGCGCTCCGGCACGGTACCGGACAGGACCACCCGCCCCTGCTCGATATCGATGTCGACGTTGCTCGCATCCACCTCGCCGTCCTCCGCCAGCTGGTCGCAGACGTCTTCGCGGATGCGTTCGTCGGAGCGCGTGTAATTGCGCGGGCCTACGCCCCGGAACCCGGTGCCGGGCAGCGGAAAGGGGCGTTCGGTGGCGCCGCCGGTACGGCCCATCTGCGGCTCGGCCCAGGTCGGATCCTCGTAACCGAACTCGGAGACCCTGCCGGAAAACCCGGTGTAGGGGCGGCTGCGATGCCAGTGCGCTTCCTCGCGATACTGCCCCTCGCTCACGGGGCGGCCGCTGACCGGGCTGCGATACGGCCCGGACTGGCGCTCCGAATAAGCGTCCCGATCCCGCTCCGGCAACTGCCCGGAGAAATCGCTGTGATAATCCTCGGGCCACTCGTTGCCGTAGCCGGTGTCGTCGCGACGGCCCGAGGCGCGGTAGCGGCCGCGCTCGTCGGCCCTGAACTCGCGTCCCTCGACGCGCTGGCCGCGCCAGGCGCGCGGCGGACCATACTCCTCGTCGTCGTACTCGGTGCCGCTCTCGTCGTCGCCGCGCACGCTGCGCCGGGCGCTCTCGGATGACCAGCGGCCCCCTTCCCTGCGCCAGCCGCGCTCCGGCCCGCGGCGTCGCTCGTCTTCTCGTGCCATCGCTTCTCTCCTGCTCATGGCGTCGGAGCGCCGGGACGTTCCCGGCCCGTTCACCGGGACGGAGCAACTTTCGTGCCACGCCCTCTGTGGCCTGCGAGTGCACTCACCGGCGTCCTGCGTGTACCTTCCGGACGCATGCGCAGTCTCCGCGGCCTCACCGTCCGTGCGTTGCTGGCGCTCGCGTGCCCGACGGCCGCGTGGCCGTCGCCCACGGTGTGCGAGGCGCCCGAGCCGTATGCGTTCGC
This genomic stretch from Gammaproteobacteria bacterium harbors:
- a CDS encoding PRC-barrel domain-containing protein, with translation MTSKGRLAIWAGSALLTWGMLAGCDTGNQQEPAAPASESESGDNLAMYEPGDKANDQTGTADDTYGNPPATGSPSTANEPGAAQDDSMQDDSMMGAEGSQQPGMGAGATLESMATDQIVGKTVVSRQGEEIGEVNDVVTDPTSGQKFAVVDVGGFLGVGEKSIVIGLDELQMSTTGGGDRLQSDLTREELQTKTEYAPDDYESLTDKGGQDMTQ
- a CDS encoding NYN domain-containing protein translates to MNDTRSLALFCDFENVALGVRDARYAKFDIRPVLERLLLKGSIVAKKAYCDWDRYKEFKPTMHEAAFELIEVPHVKMSGKNSADIRMVVDALDLCYTKEHIDTFVIISGDSDFSPLVSKLRENDKTVIGVGVKNSTSDLLIANCDEFIFYDELVAERSRASDGGRGRRTKKTARKEPEKKPQEDPAAEAIGLVLETIEALYAERGDSTKLWGSMVKQALKRRRPGFNESSYGFRSFSELLEEAQARGLVELELDEKSGGYVIRNVAHP
- a CDS encoding Glu/Leu/Phe/Val dehydrogenase, giving the protein MSPQSGFLASLNHMVDRAFGAMDLPQGLTEQIKATSSLYRVNFPVEIGGAVRVFTGWRAVHSEHRLPSKGGLRYSPMVNRDEIEALAALMSYKCAIVDVPFGGSKGGLEIDPSAYSEADLRQITKRFAYELAKKGYISPAENVPAPDVGTGEREMAWIADTYRMLHPHDLNAIACVTGKPVTQGGIAGRTEATGRGLHYALAEFFRHPEDVQAAGLSGTLAGKRIVVQGLGNVGYHAAKFLQEDGALIVGIGERDGALWSDKGLDVDSVREFLSKSGGVANYGDAEFIADGARVLEQDCDILIPAALENQLTVANAERIRAPLIVEAANGPTTFEADEILRRRGKTILPDIFCNAGGVTVSYFEWVKNVSHIRFGRLDRRLEEARGRQIVAVVEQATGQRIPEHLAAPLESGAGELDLVRSGLDDTMRLAWNSIREIRLTRKNVPDYRTAAFVLALDKIARAYLEFGIGY
- a CDS encoding BON domain-containing protein; translated protein: MAREDERRRGPERGWRREGGRWSSESARRSVRGDDESGTEYDDEEYGPPRAWRGQRVEGREFRADERGRYRASGRRDDTGYGNEWPEDYHSDFSGQLPERDRDAYSERQSGPYRSPVSGRPVSEGQYREEAHWHRSRPYTGFSGRVSEFGYEDPTWAEPQMGRTGGATERPFPLPGTGFRGVGPRNYTRSDERIREDVCDQLAEDGEVDASNVDIDIEQGRVVLSGTVPERYMKHRAEDIADGCRGVQDVENRIRIERPQTRSPDAREE